The sequence GAGAACATTTTGAACAGGGCGCCCGCGGAACCATTTGCGAAGCCTCCCAACTTCTCATTGATGAATCCAAAGACACCAAAGATCCCCACGCGCAAGATATCCTGCTGCAAAGCATTGAAATAGAAAGCCAGGACGGAGAAACGGTTGCCGCTTCTTGAGACATTGACCACAGGCCGGAAAGCGCGGCGGATCTCCATTCGCGGCGCGGTTCAAGGAGTGGGCTTCCGTCCGTTTGTTTTCCGATTGGCCCGTGAGTTGGACCTTTTGGGAGGGGTTCAAAATTCATCTGAGGGATTGGTGATAGAAGTGGAAGGAGAGGCGAATCGTATTGACATTTTTGTTCAGCGTGTCCGCCAGGATTGTCCCGCCAGCGCTGAAATCCAAACCTTGGATAGTGTGGATT is a genomic window of Elusimicrobiota bacterium containing:
- the hypA gene encoding hydrogenase nickel incorporation protein HypA translates to MHEMSLISGLFRKIGELASEHQAKRVVKVQVKLGAFSHISADHFREHFEQGARGTICEASQLLIDESKDTKDPHAQDILLQSIEIESQDGETVAAS